Proteins from a single region of Amycolatopsis sp. CA-230715:
- the arsM gene encoding arsenite methyltransferase, with product MSHQQANLRETVRERYAAAAKSVTSGGVAEDCCGPAPVEVDATFGATLYAEADRDGLPAEAVAASLGCGNPTAVAELREGERVLDLGSGGGIDVLLSARRVGPTGKAYGLDMTEEMLALALANAAKTSAANVEFLKGTIEAIPLPANTIDVVISNCVINLSVDKPAVFAETFRVLTPGGRIGISDVLADDHLTPAQRADRGSYVGCIAGALSFTEYREQLHAAGFTGIDITPTHQVADGMHSAIVRATKPETAGRQVVDLSKPATP from the coding sequence ATGAGTCACCAGCAAGCAAACCTGCGCGAAACTGTTCGGGAGCGCTACGCCGCCGCCGCGAAATCGGTCACTTCCGGTGGTGTCGCGGAGGACTGCTGCGGCCCGGCGCCGGTCGAGGTCGATGCCACCTTCGGCGCCACCCTCTACGCGGAAGCGGACCGGGACGGGCTGCCCGCCGAGGCCGTTGCCGCGTCGCTGGGCTGCGGCAACCCGACCGCGGTCGCCGAGCTGCGCGAGGGCGAACGGGTCCTCGACCTCGGTTCCGGTGGCGGCATCGACGTGCTGCTCTCGGCCCGCCGGGTCGGCCCGACCGGCAAGGCCTACGGCCTGGACATGACCGAGGAAATGCTCGCACTCGCCCTGGCGAACGCAGCCAAAACTAGTGCGGCCAACGTGGAATTCCTCAAGGGCACCATCGAAGCCATCCCCTTACCGGCCAACACGATCGACGTGGTGATCTCCAACTGCGTCATCAACCTCTCCGTCGACAAGCCCGCCGTCTTCGCCGAAACCTTCCGCGTCCTGACCCCCGGCGGCCGCATCGGGATCTCCGACGTCCTCGCCGACGACCACCTCACCCCAGCCCAGCGCGCCGACCGAGGCTCCTACGTCGGCTGCATCGCCGGTGCGCTCTCGTTCACCGAATACCGCGAACAACTTCACGCCGCGGGCTTCACCGGAATCGACATCACGCCCACGCACCAGGTCGCCGACGGCATGCACTCCGCCATCGTGCGCGCCACCAAACCCGAAACCGCAGGGCGTCAGGTGGTTGACCTGAGCAAACCCGCGACCCCATAA
- a CDS encoding ArsR/SmtB family transcription factor, producing MSNQDRPVERAAVCCPGLLDAPLSEHDAAELAPVFKALADPVRLRLLSMIAAQGDGEVCVCELTPEFELSQPTISHHLKLLRQAGLIDCERRGTWVYYWLLPAATDKLAALLTRPAGDRVA from the coding sequence ATGTCGAATCAGGATCGTCCGGTCGAGCGGGCCGCGGTGTGCTGCCCCGGCCTGCTGGACGCGCCGTTGAGCGAGCACGATGCCGCGGAACTGGCGCCGGTGTTCAAGGCACTGGCCGATCCAGTGCGGTTGCGGCTGCTGTCGATGATCGCCGCCCAAGGAGACGGCGAAGTCTGCGTGTGCGAGCTGACCCCGGAGTTCGAGCTGTCCCAGCCGACGATCTCGCACCACCTGAAACTGTTGCGCCAGGCCGGGTTGATCGACTGCGAGCGCCGGGGAACCTGGGTCTACTACTGGCTGCTGCCCGCCGCCACCGACAAACTCGCCGCGCTGCTCACCCGCCCCGCCGGAGACCGGGTCGCCTGA